Proteins co-encoded in one Arachis hypogaea cultivar Tifrunner chromosome 13, arahy.Tifrunner.gnm2.J5K5, whole genome shotgun sequence genomic window:
- the LOC140177582 gene encoding serine/threonine-protein phosphatase 7 long form homolog translates to MVMRDRILPYLDHANLLYITRLNDYWFKLDELLINAFVERWHPKTHTFHMPFGQCTITLQNVAYQFGLPIDEHVVGGCLSDFDQLMEGEACLGVNKFKDLPANASEATVQIYARGYIMMLLSTTLFADKSGAKVHLRWLSYIAKLDWLSKPRGFDTIRWPLASRWGRFLPSSDEKGLWVIATQHRLDRLSENDFIWMPCNDLEVIQVVHPDIPRPNHTLWKSTTALIYFAAIEWHQVDKVLSQLGGIQHISDPAININFLLSKDDRGPTR, encoded by the exons ATGGTAATGCGTGATCGTATACTACCCTACTTAGATCATGCCAATTTATTGTATATTACAAGGTTGAATGATTATTGGTTCAAGCTTGACGAGCTTCTGATCAATGCATTCGTGGAGCGATGGCATCCTAAGACCCATACGTTCCATATGCCGTTTGGGCAATGCACGATAACACTACAGAATGTAGCATACCAGTTTGGCCTCCCTATTGACGAACATGTAGTGGGCGGGTGTCTCAGTGATTTCGATCAGTTGATGGAGGGGGAAGCCTGCCTAGGTGTG AACAAGTTCAAAGACTTGCCCGCCAATGCATCGGAGGCAACAGTACAGATCTATGCACGGGGTTACATTATGATGTTGTTGTCTACCACGCTTTTTGCTGACAAGTCTGGTGCTAAGGTTCATTTGAGGTGGCTTTCGTATATTGCGAAACTCGACTGGCTTAGCAA GCCTAGAGGTTTTGATACCATCCGCTGGCCACTTGCATCGAG GTGGGGGAGGTTCCTACCGTCGTCGGACGAGAAGGGTCTCTGGGTCATCGCAACCCAACACAGATTAGACAGGCTGAGTGAAAATGAT TTCATTTGGATGCCGTGCAACGATCTTGAGGTTATCCAAGTAGTCCATCCTGATATTCCAAGGCCTAATCACACGTTGTGGAAGTCGACAACTGCATTGATCTACTTTGCCGCAATTGAGTGGCATCAGGTTGATAAGGTTTTATCCCAACTTGGGGGAATTCAGCACATTTCAGATCCAGCCATCAACATTAACTTCTTGTTATCAAAGGATGATAGAGGACCGACTAGATGA